A part of Cucurbita pepo subsp. pepo cultivar mu-cu-16 unplaced genomic scaffold, ASM280686v2 Cp4.1_scaffold000963, whole genome shotgun sequence genomic DNA contains:
- the LOC111786041 gene encoding uncharacterized protein At1g76660-like, giving the protein MRAMRRRADADAADLRPMNNTFQTITAAADAIATVDHRFPRATAVQKRRWGSCWSIYWCFGSLKQRKRIGHAVLVPEPSPSPEAHQNSLQSPDIVLPFAAPPSSPVSFLQSEPPSATQSPSNILSFTSLTANMYSPDGPSSIFAIGPFAHETQLVSPPLNFSTLTTEPSTPSFTPPESIHLTTPSSPEVPFAQFLQPTLQKAESDDQYSCPNDDFQSYQFYPGSPVSNLISPRSAISLSGASSPLPDLDFASSASQFSNFSLDVPPALLNLDRQGQSSDSCTQNSVGFKSNDDDFDLNPRTSDSMNESQNIQILIDGSQMEEPDVTNHRFSFELSDEDSLLRNVESKPLESNVAVASSPMHETFETAKETSSGGGHSSNGIEEKAADGEEANQHQEHHHSTTLGSVNEFNFDNGNGSNALKPNINSDWWANAKDVETKGTTTGAWSFFPMAQQR; this is encoded by the exons ATGAGAGCGATGAGGCGGCGTGCGGATGCTGATGCTGCTGATCTGAGGCCTATGAATAACACTTTTCAGACCATTACTGCGGCGGCCGATGCGATCGCGACCGTTGATCATCGTTTTCCTCGGGCTACTGCCGTCCAG AAAAGAAGATGGGGTAGCTGTTGGAGTATTTATTGGTGCTTTGGATCTCTCAAACAGAGGAAACGAATTGGGCATGCTGTCCTTGTCCCAGAACCAAGTCCTTCGCCTGAGGCTCATCAAAATTCATTGCAATCCCCAGACATTGTGCTTCCTTTTGCTGCACCTCCCTCTTCCCCTGTATCCTTTCTTCAATCAGAGCCACCTTCTGCTACACAATCACCTTCAAATATACTCTCCTTCACTTCTCTCACTGCTAACATGTATTCTCCTGATGGGCCTTCCTCAATTTTTGCCATTGGCCCATTTGCTCATGAGACTCAGCTTGTATCTCCACCTCTGAATTTTTCTACTCTTACCACTGAACCATCGACTCCTTCCTTCACTCCTCCTGAGTCTATCCACTTGACTACACCTTCTTCCCCTGAAGTTCCATTTGCTCAGTTTCTTCAACCTACCCTTCAGAAAGCTGAGTCTGATGACCAATATTCATGTCCTAATGATGACTTTCAATCTTATCAATTCTATCCTGGTAGCCCAGTTAGCAACCTCATATCGCCACGCTCTGCCATTTCTCTTTCTGGGGCATCTTCGCCTTTGCCAGATTTGGATTTTGCTTCCTCTGCTTctcaattttctaatttctcaTTGGATGTTCCACCTGCGCTGTTGAACCTTGACAGACAAGGGCAAAGTTCTGATTCTTGCACTCAAAATTCTGTAGGATTCAAATCGaatgatgatgattttgatttgaatcCTCGAACTTCAGACTCAATGAATGAATcccaaaatattcaaattctcattGATGGAAGCCAAATGGAGGAACCTGATGTTACTAATCATAGATTCTCATTTGAGTTATCTGATGAAGATTCTTTATTAAGAAACGTAGAAAGTAAGCCACTGGAGTCAAATGTTGCAGTTGCATCATCTCCAATGCATGAAACATTTGAAACGGCTAAAGAAACTTCTTCCGGTGGTGGTCATAGCTCAAATGGTATAGAAGAAAAGGCAGCAGACGGTGAAGAAGCAAATCAGCATCAAGAACATCATCATTCTACTACTCTTGGGTCTGtgaatgaatttaattttgataatggCAATGGAAGTAATGCACTTAAGCCTAATATCAACTCGGACTGGTGGGCTAATGCGAAAGATGTAGAGACAAAAGGCACGACCACGGGGGCCTGGTCATTCTTTCCAATGGCGCAGCAAAGATGA